TTTTGATATTTCAAGATTGGCATCTGTTACTAAAGGAAACTGTATTTTTTCTGTTTTCTTTTCATTATACTCAAGTTTTTCCATAGATCTTATCCACTCAATATGGCTGTTTATACCATCTGTAGAAATTACAACTATCGCAGCATTTAAATCTATAAAATCCTTTTGCATTGCAGATAATTCTAAAATTTCTGAGGTACAAACCGGAGTAAAATCGGCAGGATGACTAAATATTATTTTCCACTTACCAAAATAATCGTCAGGAAATTTTAATGTTCCATTTGTTGAATTTGCAACAAAAGATGGCGCTGATTCCCCTATTAATGGGATTCTTACATCCTTATTTTCTTGAGCAAAACTATAGCCCGAAAATACTATAGCAGCAATTAGTATTAATAAAATGTTTTTCATATTACTTATTTTTAATTAGATTTATTCTAAACAAAGATATTATATTAAAATACTCTTGTCAAGTAAAATAGTTTTTTTTTTACTAAATAAATGTTAAAATATTTTTAATTGGCTAACTGCATGCACTTTAAAGAGTATG
The window above is part of the Bacteroidia bacterium genome. Proteins encoded here:
- a CDS encoding peroxiredoxin is translated as MKNILLILIAAIVFSGYSFAQENKDVRIPLIGESAPSFVANSTNGTLKFPDDYFGKWKIIFSHPADFTPVCTSEILELSAMQKDFIDLNAAIVVISTDGINSHIEWIRSMEKLEYNEKKTEKIQFPLVTDANLEISKKYGMLHPYTSNSKDVRGVFIIDPENKIQALFFYPMTVGRNMDEIKRTLIALQTHEKNSVMTPANWNPGEEVLIPSPKTIEESEKLKAKKDPYLREVAWYMWLKKI